ACCTGGGTTAAATCATGATTATCTGTTAGACCAGTTCTAACACGCCATAATTTAGAAAGAGACCAACTTAAGCTGCCCCAAGTCAAGACATCGTCAACAGGAAGATAATACTAAACGTAGCCCCCCATCTTGGACTATTCAGCACCAGTCATGTGCCTATAATGCCCTCGGGAATCTCACAAATCCAACATCTATATGCAATAGGTTTCGTAAAGACACCAAATATCATATAAATTCAACTGTTATAGACAGATGCTTCAAAGGGTCGATCACGACAAATGTTTAAGGACATGTGTTCCAATGTTCCTCATGCGTGGTTTCGGGCAAACGGGGTTCACATCAAATCCACGGAATCATTGGTAAGGTTGAGCCTCTGACACACATGTTGTCGCTATCATCATCATAGAGTATATGGTGGAGTTTAATTTGTTCGAAAAGAATGAAAGTGACAAACCGCCTTCCGGTCGTGCCATGAAAATGAATAGGCTGAGTCTGCTACTCAAAAAATTAACTTTAGCTGAAGTGCAGCACCGTTGAGAGTATATGGAAGCATACGATTGGTCGCATGGAAACAGATAGCGCATATGGGATTCAAACAAGTTAAGTCACCGATTGTATCGTGATGTTAAAACGGCTCGTCCAGGAAAAATTGCACCACGGTAAAGTAATCCAAgacaaaagagttaaaaaacgtgaagaagggaagagagagaagggagggtACGAACGAGGAGGCTGAAGCCGGAGACGCCGGCGAGGGAGATGGCGATGGCGGTGCTGGAGAGGGAGAGCTCGCCGAGGTGGCCGACCATCATGACGGAGATCATCTGGAGGAGGTACTGCGACGATATCACCACCACCATGGGCGCCGCTACGCGGCCCACCCTCTTCACCTCCTCCCTCACGGTTCCCCACGTGATGCCATGGCTCTTACTCTCGCCGTCCTCCCTCTTCACCAGCAGCGTCTCCTCCATCTTCTGCTTCGTTTCTTCATCCATGGAGAGAAGACCAAAGATTAGAGAAGggaacagcagcagcagcagcagcagcaggaggAAGGTTTCGGGCTCTCAGCCGCCTTCCTTCCCCCGCACCTTCTACTATGAAGACTGAAGACTAGGCGACGAGGGAGACGGGACGAACGTATGGCTTTGTGGAGGGAGGGAGGTTGGTCGTCTCGTGCGGGTGATGGGATGTGATAGGGGAGGAGTTGTCATGTATGTTTTTGCTGCCTTTCTCTCGTCCTTGTCTCGACTCTCTGTCAAAAGGCGTGGGTGGACATGTGCAGACAAAATGAATCAACGGCAACAAACGCATCCCGTGGTTttgagagaaaaggaaaagatgtaTATATAATTACGTGTATTATGTACATACACATCATaaaccttccttttttttttttatcaattcagtattaaatctCTTAATTATACTAATCGAGTCTTAAATTTTATGACGATTTGTCATTATAATCCATCCGACAGATTTTGAGTTGAAATTACCGACATTGATGTCGATCGTCCTATATGGTACGATTAGCGATGacctagacaaattttcaatttttttttgtaaatttatgacagttttttctttcttgctttgaattttttttttttttaattgtgctagacgagggttgcggcccttgccCAAGCCACGAGGCTTGACCTTGCGACCTGCGGGGAGGGCTCAACCCCTGCGGCTTTATTGGCGAATTGTAAAAATTGTCTATATCAACGCGGGTCGTGTTACGTAGAACGGTTGGCATCCATATCAACAATCTTCGTGCGAAATTGGTTTGATAGACTACATTGGCATATCATCAAAatgattatgactaaattggtactattgaaaggtttataactaaattgatacaaatgcaataggtttatgacttttttcatATATAATTTTTCCCTCGGCAGCAATCTCCAGTCTTATGTTTAAATAATTCAATTTACTCTTACCGATGACTGTTAGAGATATTTAGGACACCGAGTAGATTCGGGATATCTTTCTTATACATTTAATTGATATCACAATATTCTGTTACTTTACATAATCATATCACAAAGTCTATAGATTTTAAAGAGTCAAACAAGCTCCAGCTTTACAACTTGGACGTAGGATGATATAGAACATAGCGACCACGAAAATTGTTCGGCATTGCTCATCTAGAGAGCTTCTCGAGCTTGCATCTCCTAATATAAGTGTAAGGTTTATAAGCGAAAAGGCTGTTCTTacatattttctatattttagtTTATATTCTTACATcatgataaatatatagaaCACAAATAAGTACATTTAAAAGAGATAAACGGGGCGAGAGTTCATGGTACTGGGTAGGGTAAGGCTAATTCTAGCCCCGCCACGCCTCACCTATTGCCATGCCCCAATGCGCCGCGACCTGGAAGGCATGTTCTCGATGGTTGTTTGTTTTAAAAACAAACAAGATGGTGTTGAAACTTATCTCACGTAAAAAAGTTTGTAGTTTGTGAGTCGTATGAAGGTCTTCTAATCTTACAAATGAAGAAGATGGGCTTGGTGGGCAAAACCCAATTTATCCGTGTGCAGGCGCGCCATGATTAGGCTCATTGTCATTGTATGGCTCTTCACGTAAGAGTCATTATGGAGTTGTGTAGGTTTTTTCCAACGGTGTCTAGTTTCTACCGAGATGCTGGCTCGCCAGGTGGTCGTTTTCCAGATCAGAAGCTTGGGTAGCCGATCGGTCCGGGCGGGGTTTTGCTTGGGTCAGTGACGTGTCTCAAGAAGTTCGGGCTTGGGACGTTCCGGCCTGAGGCCTGGGCCCGAACCGAACCAATGCCACTAGGCCCGGACCCATTTCCGGGCTTGTCTGGGCCAGAGCCCGAAAAATTAAGTGCCCTCTTTGTTACCCTTAAATCAACAACTTGATGTCGTTGATAGCAACCTGCGGTCCAACTAAACCGTATTCATTTGACGGGTTGCGGAAATTTTTGTTGCCGTGCAAATAATTTGTGAGCAAGCATACGTAAACAAACAAGAAGGGGACAAGGCCAAACCATGCCAAGTCAAACCTGTTGAAGGTGGTAGCGATAGAGAGAGGTTCTCTCATTGAAGGATTCCCAGAAAGAAtgggaggaagaggaggagatcaagagaTTGATGAAGTGGCTCTTCTTGAATCTCCTCTGATCCAAAGCCAAGATCTTGAACATGATCGCGACAATGACCACCATGGAACATCTTCACACAGCTCGGTTCAAAGAGACAAGAATCGCGCAATCATAACTGGAGAATTGAAGAGGCAGGTATGGCTGTCGGGGCCGCTGATCGGAGTGAGCATGCTGCAGTACTGCGTGCAGGTGATCTCCGTCATGTTCGTGGGCCACCTGGGGGAGCTCCCTCTCTCCGGCGCATCCATGGCCACTTCCTTTGCTTCAGTCACCGGCTTCAGCGTCTTGGTATGCTCTCCCGTTCCGTCACTCTCTCATGCCTCTTTAACTATGAAGCAACATTCTTGTTCCTATTAGTTCATAGTAGTAGTAGTTATTGTGTGTGATTGCCTCTGATAGTGATCTTGCTAGTTACATCTGCTGAGGTCGACTATGGTTTGAGCATAATTCCTAGGTTGTGAACTTAGATTTTCATCTTGTTCGCGAACTAGTATGATCTGACAAGAATGAATAATGATAGTTAGGAATGGGAAGTGCATTGGAGACATTGTGTGGCCAAGCCTATGGAGCCAAACAGTACCACATGCTTGGAGTTTACACACAACGAGCCATGCTTACGCTTCTATGCCTAAGCATTCCTCTGGCAGTCATATGGCTCTACACCGCCGACATTCTCATAGCTTTCGGCCAAGACGTCGAGATTTCCATGGAAGCAGGAACTTTCAACCGTTGGATGATGCCAAGTCTATTCGCGTACGGCCTCCTCCAATGTCTGAACCGGTTCTTGCAGACGCAGAATAACGTTGTACCGATGACGATAAGCTCTTTGGTTACTGCTTCTCTCCACGTAGTCGTCTGTTGGGTCTTCATCTTTAAGTTCGGACTAGGAAGTAGAGGGGCTGCTTTAGCGAACACGATCTCGAATTGGAACAATGTGATCCTGCTGGCGATTTATGTGAAGCTCTCTCCCTCTTGCGTCAAGACTTGGACAGGTTTCACGAATGAGGCCTTGCGCGACATCGTTAGCTTCGTGAAGCTTGCTGTTCCTTCAGCAGTTATGATTTGGTGAGTAGCAATTTGAGCTTCTGTTTGCTAATGTGATGCCAAAATATATGATTAGAAGAAAAATGTTCTGAAGAGTGTTTTAATGATGATTGATCAGACTCTGCAAATCTGAGTCCCCAATTTCAGAAGTGAGAGTCCTAGCCTCGAATTAGTGTACTCACATCACCTGTCTCTTGATTTACTTTCTTTCGCAGTTTCGAGTATTGGTCCTTCGAGATGGTTGTTCTTCTATCGGGTCTTCTGCCAAATCCGAAACTAGAGACATCTGTGTTATCTATTAGGTATGGATCACTGATCAACTGGGAGAAGTATAAACAggactttcttttttcatggaaTGAGAAGTTCAGAACTACGTTCATGTCCTTATTTTTGCAGCCTCAACACTTGTTGGATGGTCTACATGGTCTCTGTCGGTCTCGGCGGAGCAATCAGGTTCGTTGTCATTCCCTTCGCTTGATCATCTgtttattaattaaataagcCTCTCCCGAGAGTGCTTATTCATGCAGCACTAGAGTGTCGAACGAATTAGGTGCAGGCCGCGCTGCAGGCGCGCGCTTAGCATTGCGAGTCATGATCGCCATCGCCTTAACAGAGGGCGCAATAGTTGGAATCGGGACGATCTTGGTATGCCACGTTTGGGGAAAGCTGTACAGCAACGAAGAGGAAGTGATCGCATACGTCGCCAGAATGATGCCGCTTCTCGCTCTCTCAGATTTCCTGGACGGGTTTCAGTGTGTCCTTTCAGGTCCTAAATTCGACTCCACTCGATCGGATTTCCATTCTATTGGCGGCTAGTAGATAGACTTCTCTCCATAAGCCGTTTTAGCTGATTACAGATAGCATAGGAATTGTTGTTTTAACCTTTTCACATGCTGTCCGGATCAAATTTCGAGTCCTTCGCACCAGattgtgatgatgatgatgacggaTCACAGGGTCCGCAAGAGGATGCGGATGGCAGAATCTCTGCGCTTGGATAAACCTCGGGGCTTATTACGTCGTGGCAATCCCTTGCGCCGAACTGTTTGCGTTTCGCTTCCATCTTGGAGGGATGGTATGAATCTCTCTACACATTAATGCGCGCGAATACTTGGTCGGTTTCGACATTGGTGATGTCCAAGTTACTGATCTTGAAGCAGGGTCTATGGATGGGGATCATATGCGGGCTGTCTGTACAAGTCATGGCACTTATCACAGTGAATGCATGTACCAACTGGGATCAGGAGGTAACTGAACCCACACCGAAGCTCTCTCGTAAGATGGGATTGACTCTGTACCATCTTTAACACCCTTGCgaccttctccttctctttcagGCAAAGAAAGCTGTGGATCGAGTTAAAGCGGTACGAGCACATTCTGATGATGAACAAGAGCAAAGCTAGATTTGCTATATATTGAAAACAGGCTATGGGATCAAGGAGTAATGTAATAGTCCCTGGAAACGAACATGTCACGAATGGTTACACCTCTCTAGGCCACTGTCGCTCTGCCGTCGATCGGTATCTTTGGGTTCCATCGGCGCCGTAGGCTTCACGTTCTcctctcgatccagctcttagCTAGATTTAGGTGACCAACTCGTGGTATTCATCGTGATTGTGGCTACCCCTTGACTATATGTCGATGTCGTCTCGTTGTCGATGGCTACATCATCGATGTAGATATCCATGTCTTTAATCgaacaattaacaaaattttataaCGATTGGACATAGATTGGTTTTGTTATCGAATTGAGATGCTCGTCAATCACTGGACATCGTACCTCGATAGTTGTGTTTTATGGTTGTCGATAATTATTATCCGCAGTCATCGATGAGCTTATTTTTATAactgttgtcgcgacctaaaaatcaggtttctaggctaatggattattaggttaattattcaactaacctaactcggactctcccaagtccataccaaatcgcaacttaacatgcaaagatatttgaattggagtcgccactaatcatttttggtaggtcgattagaaacctaagtaaattagcgggagaactaaattacttctacgaaccggagattctaagtccggggacttgattacgctagattactctaacgccctctcggtaccattttatttcatgaaaaatgtttgtcaggcaacattaattgattttaacctaagtcactaacaaaggttatcatgcgattgcacaatcaattaattgaacatccggaagtcaaggtaattgcaggaagcatacgccaagacaaattgttctcacttttgagtttttgctttttaatgggataaagactaacctatatgcaatgcatgaatttaacctaggatgcaaatgaattaaatggaaggaaatcctaagcatgcatatgaaattaatttaactacatgactaacctggATGACATGCAATAAAATgtaactaatgtacaaatgatgttacggtctaattaaaatgactgcatgacttacgaattaattgaagacctaaacatgcaaattctatatgatctaaaccttgcatgcaaatgacatggcaagcttgttttatttttctgtattttcggattaatgaatgaccctaaataaaaatatgcctaaggataattatctttcatattttaaggttcgggtttgcctaatccctaacatattaaagataaattattttagatatgAAAATCAATGCTAATATGCgtattctatcctagaatgcgaATCTAATTTAACTTGTTCTAAAAAGTAAATTAACGTGCCAGTTTTAATTTAATGATGCgaatttatctaaaaatgcaatgcaatatcttttagaattttaaatatcacgccagagaatattcattctaaagatattatgccaatcaaatcaatcaagaaagtggatatctcaaccgatttttgaaaacatttcgcaaatatctgaatccaatctttaatccgtaatcttacggttaacggttgaattcaaatccttgctcgtggcaagttgcggattaggaaaagattcccaatcaacttgaattttttttttaaatatatccaCTTTCATGCAATGCAGGATATGTAATATATGCCAAGATATGCGTCGTTAAATCAAATTAGGCAAGGCAATATCTAATTCTAGGCGGAAAAACCAACCTTAAAATTTGAGCTTTGAATTACTTCCGAACTTGTCGACCGGTCGGGCAATCTCGGATCAATTAGATCAAGGACTCACGTGCGGCAAGAGACACTTTCACCGATGGATTGCGGACTAGCAACAGGCGGGTGATTGATGCTAGTTCTCACGATTTGTGATGATGCCTGCGGATCTCAATCGTGGCAATGGACAATCAAATTGgctttaatggaaaaaaaaactcacaaccGTGGACCTTTGAACTCCTTCTCTTCGTCCTTTTCTGGGTTGTACAGCAGCTACATTGGATGGTGGGCGGAACTTTGTGGAGGATTCATGGACAACACGGGCGATGACTCAGCTCCTCCGGAAGCTTGTGCGCCAATACTTGTGCTCGACGGACCAATGGCTAGGAATCACATTGGCAAGTTGACTCTAGAAAACTCCTCTGCCAATTCTTTTGGTCATTGCACAGCACACCCTTCCGTTCGGTGAGCGTCGGGCTAGTGAGCAAGGAAGCGTCGGATGAGCAGGAGGAGGCTCTCGGTTGCGACTTGTGGTGTATCGTGaagccttccttcttttctcttttggacCTCGCTAGACGAAACTCACCTTTTGAACTAACCCCCCTTTGGAcgaaaatcctcaactttttttttcttttacctttacCGAACGAagctctctattttttttctctcatcaagctctcattttttcttcatgGACCTCACTGGACGACTCTCCCTTTTTCAATGAAACTCCCCTCCAATGCTCACTTTTCTCTCAAAAGAATGGCCGCATCCCTCTCTCTGCACTATAATACTGTCAAGTCTCCCTTTCCTTCGTTTGTGATGAGTCCTCTTTATAGGCAATCGTCCCTGCGCCTCTCTTCCAAACGGTTAGTGGGTTgctatttttttgggggagaaaTTGTTTGTGAAAATCAGATTGTTCCCCCTTTCATAGGCGAGAAGGCTCGAGTTCCTAGggaatgtcgcgacctaaaaatcaggtttataggctaatggattatcaggttaattatttaactaacctaactcggactctcccaagtccataccaaatcgcaacttaacgtgcaaagatatttgaattggagtcgccactaatcgtttttggtaggtcgattagaaacctaagtaaattaacaggagaactaaattacttctacgaaccggagattctaagtccggggacttgattacgctagattactctaacgccctttcggtaccattttatttcatgaaaaaattttgtcaggcaacattaattgactttaacctaagtcactaacaaaggttatcatgcgattgcacaatcaattaattgaacatccataagtcaaggtaattgcgggaagcatacgccaagacaaattgttctcacttttgaattttttgctttttaatgggataaagatcgacctatatgcaatgcatgaatttaatctaagatgcaaatgaattaaattaaatgcaaggaaatcctaagcgtgcatatgaaattaattcaactacatgactaacctagatgacatgcaattaaatgaaactaatgtacaaatgatgttatgtTCTAATTAAATGGATCACATGACGTAAAGACCGAAACAtgcaacatgcaaattctatgtattccaaacctagcatgcaaatcacatagcaagcttgttttatttttttatattttcggattaatgaatgaccctaaataaaactatggctaaagataattatctttacatattttaaggttcgggtttgcctaatccctaacatattaaagataaattattttagacatgaaaatcaatgcaaatatgcatgttctatcctagaatgcaaatctaaattaacttgttctaaaattagattaacgtgcaaatatctacatgattttaatgcaatttttatctaaaatgcaatgcaatatcttttagaattttaaatatcacgcaagagcatattcattctaaagatattatgccaatcaaatcaagtggATATcacaaccgatttttgaaaacattttgcaGATATccgaatccaatctttaatccgtaattttacggttaacggttgaattcaaatccttgctcgtggcaagttgcggattaggaaaagattcctaatcaacctatatTTTTAAGCAAAGgatatccacttttatgcaatatgcTCAATACgcaatatatatttaaaaatatgcagaatttttcaaataagacaATCAAGtattctaattaaaaaaaaaataaaaataaaattagaatttttaccTTATCGGAAGATTGAACCAATATCGGCTCGATCTTGCCGATCGACGGATTGGCTTGATGGAACTTGGTGCGAGATTGGACAAGGGTTAACTCGGCCACGGACGGTGGTTCTCGATGAATTGTCTTGCGTTTGTGGTGATGGCGAAGACCGTACGTGTGCTTGAGGAAGGACTCACCAGAATTGACAGTATTGTAGAACTCCGAAATCCACCGCTAGCAAAGAGGATCTGACGCCTTTGGTGAGGTCACTTGCTTGTTGCTAGTGCTGCGCCAATGATGGACAACGGTGCGACATGGTGATTTTCGCAACAACGAACCGTCGGGGATAAGTAATGCGGCCACCGTAACGGCGAAGGGGAAACAACTTCGACGATGGGGAGACCTGCCTCTCTATTTTTCACTGAGTTTTCCTCACAATTATTGTGAAGCCCTCTCCATTTTTCTCTCCCGCACGAagacccctttctttttttaacgaAGCCTCGCTCCGACTTTTTGCACCATCCCCTGAACGAAGACCCCTTCTATCTCTCCTCTGATTTTTCTGCCCCCTCCTCTCTTCTCGCTTTTTTTCACACTGAACGAAGCCTCTCCCCTTTTCCTACCTTTACCGAACAAAGCTTCTGCACTATAACACTGTGAAGAGCCCTCAACTTTCCTGCATTCGTTCCCCTTTTTTCAACGAAGCTCCTCCCGTGTCAGACCCTTGAAGGGTCTTCTTATAGGCGAGTAGGCTTGGTTTCGGTTAAAAGAAATCAGATTGCTCCCTCCATTTTCGCCTGCAGATGCGAACGCGCCAAGATCTCTAACAACCCAACTGAAATATATTGCCATATCAAGCCAAATCTTTTTCTCTAATTCTGTTAACTGATTCGGCCATGAAGTGGGGTTTTGGGTTGAACTCCTTTTCATCATGCTTAGTCCCATCAatttaattaagctcaaatgcttGAGTCCATCCGTCATCGATCCTAATTAAAATGCAAAATGTAAATGCATGCCTAAAATAAACCATCTTATATGAagaatgatttaaatatttttctaaggacTAAGGGTAGTccttaatttttatgcaaaaatttaatgactaaaaagggatagtcaaaatttatgtgtcaacaggGAAGAAATCAGATCTTCCTGTTATTGCTTTTGTGGGCACGTGAAGATATATTATTGTTTTTCTGTTTGCTGAATTCTCCTCCAAGATTTGCCTCTGCCCACCTTCCTCTTTCTCCGCCCACTTAGTCCAATATGTTTTATCTCGTTCATCGTCGATCGAATGCAACTACATGCATGctataagaataaaataaaatgaactaagtGCAAACTATATACAAGAtgatttagttaattttttttaaggactaaagttaatccctaatttttatgcaaaggttaatgactaaaaaggatgaccaaaatttaggtgtcaacaactgttATGCAATTGTTACTGAATCACAAAGCCAGTTGATATTGAGTCCATCATCAAATTCTATTCGTGCCTGTTATGAAGAGTTGGTTGTCTTCAGAAACACATTTTTCCTTCTCAGCTTCTTATGTAGAGATAGCGGTCGCAAATATCTAAGGTTAAAGCGTAGATAAGGTTAAGATGGATTGCTCCTAATGATGCAGCGTGTGTCCAATATTTGGCTCTGATTTCATGGTCGATGATTGTGGGATCGTTTCCAAAGTCGAAACGGTGATTGTATGCTTCGACGGGAAAGCTACGGAGCTCATATTTAAAAAGGAACAATCATAAACTATAGTGCAGTGCCTCAAAAACGGCACGTCGTTTGCCCCTTTGACCGACCGCTTGCTTCGGCGGTGTCGCTCTCTTTTGCCCTTCAAATAGA
The genomic region above belongs to Rhodamnia argentea isolate NSW1041297 chromosome 6, ASM2092103v1, whole genome shotgun sequence and contains:
- the LOC115728693 gene encoding protein DETOXIFICATION 16-like isoform X1 — its product is MGGRGGDQEIDEVALLESPLIQSQDLEHDRDNDHHGTSSHSSVQRDKNRAIITGELKRQVWLSGPLIGVSMLQYCVQVISVMFVGHLGELPLSGASMATSFASVTGFSVLLGMGSALETLCGQAYGAKQYHMLGVYTQRAMLTLLCLSIPLAVIWLYTADILIAFGQDVEISMEAGTFNRWMMPSLFAYGLLQCLNRFLQTQNNVVPMTISSLVTASLHVVVCWVFIFKFGLGSRGAALANTISNWNNVILLAIYVKLSPSCVKTWTGFTNEALRDIVSFVKLAVPSAVMICFEYWSFEMVVLLSGLLPNPKLETSVLSISLNTCWMVYMVSVGLGGAISTRVSNELGAGRAAGARLALRVMIAIALTEGAIVGIGTILVCHVWGKLYSNEEEVIAYVARMMPLLALSDFLDGFQCVLSGSARGCGWQNLCAWINLGAYYVVAIPCAELFAFRFHLGGMGLWMGIICGLSVQVMALITVNACTNWDQEAKKAVDRVKAVRAHSDDEQEQS
- the LOC115728693 gene encoding protein DETOXIFICATION 16-like isoform X2, which codes for MAVGAADRSEHAAVLRAGDLRHVRGPPGGAPSLRRIHGHFLCFSHRLQRLGMGSALETLCGQAYGAKQYHMLGVYTQRAMLTLLCLSIPLAVIWLYTADILIAFGQDVEISMEAGTFNRWMMPSLFAYGLLQCLNRFLQTQNNVVPMTISSLVTASLHVVVCWVFIFKFGLGSRGAALANTISNWNNVILLAIYVKLSPSCVKTWTGFTNEALRDIVSFVKLAVPSAVMICFEYWSFEMVVLLSGLLPNPKLETSVLSISLNTCWMVYMVSVGLGGAISTRVSNELGAGRAAGARLALRVMIAIALTEGAIVGIGTILVCHVWGKLYSNEEEVIAYVARMMPLLALSDFLDGFQCVLSGSARGCGWQNLCAWINLGAYYVVAIPCAELFAFRFHLGGMGLWMGIICGLSVQVMALITVNACTNWDQEAKKAVDRVKAVRAHSDDEQEQS